In one Mucilaginibacter sp. PAMB04168 genomic region, the following are encoded:
- a CDS encoding glycoside hydrolase family 28 protein — protein sequence MLNIKRTALAVMLLMGASAPVWAQTKPYSWTNLPKIARPVFKKDTFNIVKYGAKSDGITLNTKSINNAIAACSAKGGGVVLVPDGLWMTGPIQLKSNVNLHISRAALLQLTDDKSQYKLVEGNWEGHAAYRNESPISGTNLVNIAITGEGVIDGNGEVWRAIGKDRLTEEDWKRKLAAGGVLSENGRSWYPSESYAKAAKTPRAGYIEPGSSAAANEQYKDFFRPNMLVLTNCKKVLLQNTTFQNSAAWCLHTLMCQDLTLQGVRVRNPWYAQNGDGIDVESCKNVMIDNSTFDCGDDGICVKSGRDEEGRKRGMPTENMIVKNSIVYRAHGGFVIGSEMSGGARNIFVSDCTFMTTDIGLRFKTTRGRGGIVENIHIKNIAMKDIITSAILLDMYYTGKSPTEEEIANDSGYPPVTEATPQFRNIYISNVACNGADKALMVRGLPEMNIKGIHLENISLKTKKGIEITEGQDITLKNVYVESANTKPLISILNGNGIKFDNLRFGSNTEQLFSIGGKRSANIQVINSNLSKAKNKAEFKSGADSKALITTAK from the coding sequence ATGTTAAATATAAAGAGAACTGCACTTGCAGTGATGTTATTAATGGGCGCTTCGGCACCGGTATGGGCACAAACCAAGCCCTATTCGTGGACTAATCTGCCTAAAATAGCCCGCCCGGTATTTAAAAAAGACACATTCAATATTGTTAAATATGGTGCTAAATCTGACGGTATTACCCTGAATACTAAAAGCATCAACAATGCTATTGCCGCATGCAGCGCCAAAGGCGGTGGTGTGGTACTGGTACCCGATGGTTTATGGATGACCGGCCCCATACAGTTAAAAAGCAATGTTAACTTGCACATAAGCCGGGCAGCCCTTTTACAGCTCACGGATGATAAAAGCCAGTATAAATTGGTTGAGGGCAACTGGGAAGGCCATGCAGCCTACCGTAATGAGTCGCCTATTTCGGGTACTAACCTGGTTAATATTGCCATAACCGGCGAGGGTGTAATTGATGGTAACGGCGAGGTTTGGCGTGCAATTGGCAAAGACCGCCTTACCGAGGAGGACTGGAAGAGAAAGTTGGCTGCTGGCGGTGTATTGAGTGAGAACGGTCGCAGCTGGTACCCTTCTGAAAGTTATGCCAAGGCCGCTAAAACACCACGTGCCGGTTATATTGAGCCGGGTTCAAGCGCGGCTGCAAACGAGCAGTACAAAGACTTTTTCAGGCCCAACATGTTGGTGCTAACCAATTGCAAAAAGGTTTTGTTGCAAAATACTACTTTTCAAAATTCTGCTGCCTGGTGTTTGCATACTTTGATGTGCCAGGATTTAACCTTGCAGGGTGTACGTGTGCGCAACCCATGGTATGCGCAAAATGGCGATGGTATAGATGTGGAATCATGCAAAAATGTAATGATTGACAACAGCACCTTTGATTGCGGCGATGACGGTATTTGCGTAAAGTCGGGGCGTGACGAGGAAGGCCGCAAACGCGGTATGCCAACGGAGAACATGATTGTAAAAAACAGCATTGTATACCGTGCCCATGGCGGCTTTGTAATAGGCAGCGAAATGTCGGGCGGTGCACGCAATATCTTTGTGTCTGACTGTACTTTTATGACTACCGATATCGGCTTGCGTTTTAAAACTACCCGTGGCCGTGGCGGCATTGTAGAAAACATCCATATTAAAAACATCGCCATGAAGGATATCATAACCAGCGCAATCCTGCTGGATATGTACTACACTGGCAAATCACCAACTGAAGAAGAAATTGCAAACGATAGCGGTTATCCGCCGGTTACTGAGGCAACACCACAGTTCCGGAACATCTACATCAGCAACGTAGCTTGTAATGGTGCCGATAAGGCTTTAATGGTAAGAGGATTACCTGAAATGAATATCAAAGGTATTCACCTGGAAAATATTTCGCTCAAAACCAAAAAAGGTATTGAGATTACTGAGGGACAGGATATAACCCTGAAGAACGTTTATGTAGAGAGCGCTAATACTAAGCCGTTAATCAGTATTTTGAACGGCAACGGTATCAAGTTTGATAACCTGCGTTTTGGTTCCAATACCGAGCAATTGTTCAGCATTGGCGGCAAAAGATCAGCCAATATACAGGTTATCAACTCCAACCTGTCTAAAGCTAAAAACAAAGCTGAGTTTAAAAGCGGTGCAGATAGCAAAGCGTTAATTACTACTGCAAAATAA
- a CDS encoding rhamnogalacturonan acetylesterase has product MLRNCFLLLFLSLTSFTLSPPKQVTVYLIGDSTLSIKEKKYYPETGWGMPFVNYFDSTITVDNRAKNGRSTKTFITEGLWQPVSTGMKAGDYLFIQFGHNDEVPTKKSFTTEDDFRKNLTLFINAARSKQAIPVLITPVARRKFDSVGHVVSTHTVYAQIVREVAQRNDVPLIDLDAKSQQLLQQLGVEPSKFLYNHLEPGQNPNYPKGKVDDTHFSELGARRMAELVLKSIEELKLELANHIVKANS; this is encoded by the coding sequence ATGCTTCGTAATTGCTTTTTATTACTGTTTTTATCTTTAACATCATTTACATTATCGCCGCCCAAGCAGGTTACGGTATACCTCATTGGGGATTCCACTCTGTCTATTAAAGAAAAAAAATATTACCCTGAAACCGGGTGGGGAATGCCTTTTGTTAACTATTTCGATAGTACGATAACGGTAGATAACCGCGCCAAAAATGGTCGCAGTACCAAAACCTTTATTACCGAAGGTTTATGGCAACCGGTATCAACTGGGATGAAAGCAGGCGATTACCTGTTCATCCAGTTTGGGCATAATGATGAAGTACCTACCAAAAAAAGTTTCACCACCGAAGACGATTTTAGAAAGAACCTTACACTGTTTATTAATGCCGCACGCAGCAAGCAGGCAATACCCGTACTTATTACGCCGGTAGCACGCCGTAAGTTCGATAGTGTTGGTCATGTGGTATCAACACATACGGTTTATGCGCAGATAGTACGCGAAGTGGCGCAGCGAAACGATGTTCCGCTTATTGACCTGGATGCCAAGAGCCAGCAGTTATTGCAGCAGTTGGGTGTTGAGCCGTCAAAATTTTTGTACAATCACCTTGAACCGGGCCAAAATCCTAACTACCCGAAAGGGAAAGTAGACGATACGCACTTTAGCGAGCTGGGCGCACGCCGCATGGCCGAGCTGGTGTTAAAAAGTATCGAAGAGTTAAAATTGGAGCTGGCCAATCATATCGTAAAGGCCAATTCTTGA
- a CDS encoding RagB/SusD family nutrient uptake outer membrane protein has product MKFYNKAIIAFTASIAAVTYSGCKKYTEVEPQSQYSLEQAFSSVSNATTALLGVYDELSGDNGYGIRLNLYYPYDTDEGIVSGAIDNGRRGIGRYQLQTSNTELTNPFNQLYRGVEKANLCIDQIPQMPAYTSGSAADQKELKRLHGEALTLRAQFLFELIRNWGDVPAPFQPSYKQPDLYIPAANRDATYDHLIDDLALAETLVPWRTEVARNERITKGAVKAMRAKLALFRGGYSLRTDTKTMERRPDYLKYYTIARDECAELISSANRSQHTLNPVFEDVWKKYISAFTPDPAGEIMFEVGAGGGNSISDSRMGNYDGPSINAASRYGTGGGGILMLPNYFYAFNPLDTRRDVTIPIYAIGATNLKSLRRLGELTDGKFRRDWRTPTLPGTVLNLGYNWPIIRFADVLLMFAEADNEIKGAPSAEAIAAFEEVRKRAFKGNESAIGVTPTDKAGFFNAIVNERYLEFGAEGIRKYDLIRWNLLGTKIAEARLKITQIRDNVGAYANVPQYIYWKNNGEEIQYFSTNPFYTTAVPSPTTGWTRTDWRQHLVFSISSTGTISGASIDNLPLQEGIARFFTPNKSELFPYTTAILDTYGGRLKQNPGY; this is encoded by the coding sequence ATGAAATTTTATAATAAAGCAATAATTGCATTTACAGCCAGTATAGCGGCAGTTACTTACAGTGGCTGCAAAAAATATACAGAGGTTGAGCCGCAATCACAATATAGCCTCGAGCAGGCATTCTCAAGTGTCTCTAATGCCACCACCGCCTTGTTAGGAGTTTATGACGAGTTATCGGGCGATAATGGTTATGGCATCCGCTTAAACCTGTATTACCCTTACGATACGGATGAAGGTATTGTAAGCGGTGCTATTGATAACGGTCGTCGTGGCATTGGCCGTTACCAGTTGCAAACATCGAACACTGAGCTAACTAACCCTTTTAACCAGCTATACCGTGGGGTTGAAAAAGCAAACCTGTGTATAGACCAGATTCCGCAAATGCCAGCTTATACCAGTGGCTCTGCAGCCGATCAAAAAGAGCTTAAGCGTTTGCATGGCGAAGCCTTAACTTTGCGTGCACAATTCCTGTTCGAATTGATCAGAAATTGGGGTGATGTTCCGGCTCCGTTTCAGCCTTCATACAAACAGCCCGATTTGTATATACCCGCTGCAAACCGCGACGCCACTTACGATCATTTAATTGACGACCTGGCTTTGGCGGAAACTTTAGTGCCCTGGCGTACCGAGGTAGCCCGCAATGAGCGTATTACCAAAGGTGCAGTTAAAGCAATGCGTGCAAAGTTGGCCCTGTTCAGAGGCGGTTACTCCTTGCGTACCGATACCAAAACAATGGAGCGCCGCCCCGACTACTTAAAATATTATACCATTGCCCGCGATGAATGCGCTGAGTTGATATCGTCAGCCAATCGCAGTCAGCATACGCTTAACCCGGTTTTTGAAGATGTTTGGAAGAAATATATCTCTGCCTTTACACCCGACCCAGCCGGCGAAATTATGTTTGAAGTTGGCGCAGGTGGTGGTAACAGCATATCTGACAGCCGTATGGGTAACTATGACGGTCCAAGCATAAACGCTGCATCAAGGTACGGTACAGGTGGTGGCGGTATACTTATGCTGCCTAACTATTTCTACGCATTCAATCCGTTAGATACGCGCAGAGACGTAACCATTCCAATTTATGCTATAGGTGCCACAAATCTGAAAAGCTTACGCAGGCTTGGCGAGCTTACCGACGGTAAGTTTAGAAGAGACTGGCGCACGCCGACATTACCTGGCACTGTGTTGAACCTAGGTTATAACTGGCCTATTATTCGTTTTGCTGATGTGCTTTTAATGTTTGCCGAGGCCGACAATGAAATAAAAGGTGCACCTTCGGCTGAAGCTATAGCCGCTTTTGAAGAGGTTAGAAAAAGAGCATTTAAAGGAAATGAATCTGCAATTGGCGTTACGCCAACCGACAAGGCTGGCTTTTTTAACGCTATTGTAAATGAGCGTTACCTGGAGTTTGGCGCCGAAGGCATTCGCAAGTATGATTTGATTCGCTGGAATTTGCTGGGTACTAAAATTGCAGAAGCCCGTTTAAAGATCACTCAAATTAGAGATAATGTAGGTGCCTATGCCAACGTGCCACAGTATATTTACTGGAAAAACAATGGTGAGGAAATCCAATACTTTTCCACCAATCCATTTTATACCACTGCGGTTCCGTCGCCAACCACCGGTTGGACCCGTACCGACTGGCGTCAGCATCTGGTATTTTCAATATCATCAACCGGTACTATCTCAGGTGCATCAATTGATAACCTGCCATTGCAGGAGGGTATTGCCCGCTTCTTTACTCCAAACAAAAGCGAGCTGTTCCCTTATACTACTGCTATATTAGATACTTACGGCGGCAGGCTTAAACAAAATCCTGGCTATTAA
- a CDS encoding TonB-dependent receptor — translation MNKLLLQIFMFLLLCGTAWAQTRTVTGKVVDRSGDPLIGVSLLVKGTTQGVSTDVNGAYKINVPTTGNAVLVVRYIGYKTQEIAVGNQNPLNITMQNDDASQLNEVVVVGYEAVKRRDLTGSVSSVGAKQLKDIPLSNAAEALTGRLAGVQVTTTEGAPGADVLIRVRGGSSITQDNSPIYIVDGIQVENALSVISPQDIASVDVLKDASTTAIYGARGANGVVIITTKGGRAGKTVVAYNGAGGFRKITKTMDVLSPYDYTVWQYERTRSSQTDRDNFAKQYGSTFDTLQVYKNKPFINWQDEVFGRSAAFQQHNVSISGGDVKTTFNLSLTANNEDGILLESGFKRYLTNFRLDHQASDKLKVGVTMRYTDQVVKGAGTTNSGTRTTNRLRHSIVYRPFDLPTVPTSDQFDEDYYLNSNQIQNPVILTQAEYRNSPSTDINLSGYINYQITKDLTFRSTGGFDNANSRVELFYSKITPTARNFGSLPLASIATQRNITINNSNTLQYVKNGIGKHHDISVLLGQEIYEYRSNAATVETRYFPADISASSALANLGLGSPPTGSTQPRPTTTIAPPNRIFSLFSRVSYAYDKNLLASVTVRGDRSSKFAADNGLLLFPSGNLAYRFSEADFMKKLPFINDAKLRLGYGVAGNNRIGDLLYLQLYSVAGEYSLNHTVLPGFSTPALANPNLRWERNVSQSIGLDLSMFKDRVQFTTDVYFNKGKDLLLLAAIPQTTGYSTGQLQNIGSTSNKGVEFQVNATAVRSKNFNWTSNFNISFNRNKVLSLGTVTQQTRSSGWQGSDGADDYIVQVGKPVGQMYGFVTDGYYQISDFNYANGVYTLKNGVPSNISVFGAPQPGTVKLKDIDGDGQVTLDRDRTIIGNANPKFTGGWNNQFSYKNFDMSIFVNFVYGNDVYNANKLEWTDGSFLNLNMLNIMKDRWTNINSAGVVVTDPTELAALNANAKIWSPVRNQRYYLHSFAIEDGSFLRINNITFGYTLPKSLVKRVGLTNARFYATVNNVGTITGYSGYDPEISTRRTDPLTQGVDFAGYPRARLFTFGTNITF, via the coding sequence ATGAATAAATTATTACTTCAAATTTTCATGTTCTTACTGCTATGCGGTACTGCATGGGCGCAAACCCGTACAGTAACCGGTAAGGTAGTTGACAGAAGCGGCGACCCTTTGATTGGGGTGAGCTTACTGGTTAAAGGAACCACTCAGGGCGTAAGTACTGATGTTAATGGTGCTTACAAAATTAATGTACCCACAACTGGCAATGCGGTTTTAGTAGTACGGTACATTGGCTATAAAACCCAGGAAATTGCGGTAGGTAACCAAAACCCGCTTAACATTACCATGCAAAATGATGATGCTAGCCAGTTAAACGAGGTAGTGGTAGTGGGTTATGAGGCCGTTAAAAGACGTGATCTGACAGGTTCAGTATCATCAGTTGGTGCAAAGCAACTGAAAGATATTCCCCTATCAAACGCGGCCGAAGCGCTTACAGGCCGTTTGGCTGGTGTGCAGGTAACTACAACAGAAGGTGCACCCGGCGCCGACGTTTTGATCCGTGTACGTGGCGGTAGCTCAATTACGCAGGATAACTCCCCAATATATATTGTTGACGGTATCCAGGTAGAAAATGCGTTATCTGTAATTTCACCACAAGACATCGCTTCTGTTGACGTATTAAAAGATGCATCAACCACGGCTATTTACGGTGCACGTGGTGCTAATGGTGTGGTAATTATTACTACCAAGGGCGGCAGGGCTGGTAAAACGGTTGTAGCTTATAATGGCGCAGGCGGTTTCCGGAAGATCACTAAAACGATGGATGTGCTTAGTCCGTACGATTATACTGTATGGCAATACGAGCGGACACGTTCAAGCCAAACCGACCGCGATAATTTTGCTAAACAGTACGGCAGTACTTTTGATACGCTGCAAGTTTATAAAAACAAACCTTTCATTAACTGGCAGGATGAAGTTTTTGGCCGGTCGGCAGCTTTCCAGCAACACAATGTTTCTATCAGCGGCGGTGATGTTAAAACCACCTTTAACCTGAGTTTAACGGCCAACAATGAGGATGGTATTTTGCTGGAATCGGGCTTTAAGCGTTATTTAACAAATTTCAGGTTAGATCACCAGGCATCAGACAAGTTAAAGGTAGGAGTAACCATGAGGTATACCGACCAGGTTGTAAAAGGTGCCGGTACTACCAATAGCGGAACACGCACCACCAACCGTTTGCGTCACAGTATCGTTTATCGTCCGTTCGATTTGCCTACCGTACCAACCAGCGATCAGTTTGATGAGGATTACTACCTGAATTCGAACCAGATTCAAAACCCGGTAATTTTAACACAAGCGGAGTACCGCAACTCGCCCTCTACTGATATTAACCTGAGCGGTTATATCAATTATCAAATAACCAAAGACTTAACTTTTAGAAGCACAGGAGGTTTTGATAATGCTAACTCGAGAGTAGAACTATTCTATAGTAAAATAACGCCTACTGCACGTAATTTTGGTTCGCTGCCATTAGCTTCCATTGCTACACAAAGAAACATTACCATCAATAACAGCAATACGCTGCAATACGTAAAAAACGGCATTGGCAAACATCATGACATTAGTGTTCTGCTTGGTCAGGAGATTTACGAATACCGTTCAAATGCGGCCACAGTTGAAACCCGTTATTTTCCAGCTGATATTTCGGCAAGCAGTGCACTGGCTAACTTAGGCTTAGGTTCGCCGCCAACAGGTTCAACCCAGCCACGGCCAACCACTACCATAGCGCCTCCAAACCGTATATTTTCTTTGTTCAGCAGGGTAAGCTATGCGTATGACAAAAACTTGCTGGCATCAGTAACGGTGCGCGGCGACCGTTCATCAAAATTTGCTGCTGACAATGGTTTGCTGCTGTTCCCTTCAGGTAATTTGGCTTACCGTTTCTCCGAAGCTGATTTTATGAAAAAGCTGCCATTTATCAATGATGCCAAGTTAAGATTAGGTTATGGTGTGGCCGGTAATAATCGTATAGGCGATTTATTATACCTGCAATTATATAGTGTAGCCGGCGAGTACTCGCTTAATCATACTGTTTTACCGGGCTTTTCAACGCCTGCACTGGCTAACCCTAATCTTCGTTGGGAACGCAACGTTTCTCAAAGCATTGGTTTAGACCTCTCGATGTTTAAAGACCGGGTGCAGTTTACTACTGATGTTTACTTTAACAAAGGGAAAGATCTGCTGCTATTAGCCGCTATACCGCAAACTACCGGTTATAGTACCGGGCAGCTCCAAAATATTGGTTCAACCTCTAATAAGGGTGTTGAGTTTCAGGTAAATGCTACGGCAGTACGCAGCAAAAACTTTAACTGGACAAGTAATTTTAACATATCGTTCAATAGAAATAAGGTGCTGAGCCTGGGCACAGTTACGCAGCAAACCCGCAGCTCAGGCTGGCAAGGATCTGACGGTGCCGATGATTATATTGTTCAGGTAGGCAAACCGGTGGGCCAGATGTACGGCTTTGTAACCGACGGTTATTACCAGATAAGCGATTTTAATTATGCCAATGGCGTGTATACATTAAAAAATGGCGTGCCGAGTAATATCTCGGTTTTTGGTGCCCCGCAGCCTGGTACAGTAAAGCTTAAGGATATTGATGGCGATGGCCAGGTAACGTTAGACCGTGACCGCACGATTATAGGCAACGCTAACCCTAAGTTTACAGGTGGCTGGAATAACCAATTTTCCTACAAGAATTTTGACATGAGTATATTCGTGAACTTTGTTTACGGTAACGATGTGTACAATGCCAACAAACTGGAATGGACAGACGGTAGTTTCCTGAACCTCAACATGCTGAACATCATGAAAGACCGTTGGACCAACATCAACAGCGCAGGCGTTGTTGTTACCGACCCAACCGAACTTGCTGCATTGAATGCTAATGCCAAAATATGGTCTCCGGTTCGTAATCAGCGTTATTATCTGCACTCGTTTGCTATTGAGGATGGTTCTTTCCTGCGTATCAACAACATAACTTTCGGTTATACATTACCTAAAAGCCTGGTGAAAAGGGTAGGCTTAACCAACGCACGCTTTTATGCAACGGTTAACAATGTAGGCACCATAACCGGCTACAGCGGTTACGATCCTGAAATTAGCACCCGCCGTACCGATCCTTTAACACAAGGTGTAGATTTTGCAGGTTATCCGCGTGCGCGTCTGTTCACTTTTGGTACTAACATCACTTTTTAA
- a CDS encoding LacI family DNA-binding transcriptional regulator has product MFKSYTIKDIAKALGLSTSTVSRALNGSYEIGAETKKLVLEYAEKINYRPNPIALSLKEQKSHSIGVVVCEVANNYFSQAINGIESIAYNSGYHVIITQTHESSAREAANVQHLLSRHVDGLLISLSAETTDTSPYKYLHEKGFPIVFFDRIAQDIDTHRVTLNNFKGAFEATELLINTGFRKIAHITSTNNLLISRERFEGFKAALDKHGIDFPREYIRYCDHGGMLLDEVETAVQDLMSLPDRPEAIFTTNDRLTTSCIPVLKKLGYRIPYDVALAGFTNSDVAESFDPPLTVVRQPAFMMGQLATEMLIKTIQSKHPIYDYTTQQVETELIVRESSKKLK; this is encoded by the coding sequence ATGTTCAAATCCTATACTATAAAAGATATAGCGAAGGCGCTGGGTTTATCTACCTCAACCGTATCCAGAGCACTCAATGGGAGCTATGAGATTGGCGCTGAAACTAAAAAGCTGGTACTGGAGTATGCCGAGAAGATTAATTACCGGCCCAATCCTATTGCTTTAAGCTTAAAGGAACAAAAGAGCCATTCTATAGGCGTGGTGGTTTGCGAGGTGGCCAATAATTACTTTTCGCAGGCTATAAACGGAATCGAATCCATTGCCTACAATTCGGGCTACCACGTTATCATTACCCAAACACATGAGTCATCAGCACGTGAGGCAGCTAACGTACAGCACCTGCTTTCGCGCCATGTAGATGGCTTACTTATTTCCCTTTCGGCCGAGACGACAGACACATCACCATACAAATACCTGCATGAGAAAGGCTTCCCGATTGTATTTTTTGACCGTATAGCACAAGATATAGACACACACCGGGTAACACTTAACAATTTTAAAGGAGCGTTTGAAGCGACTGAGCTATTGATCAATACTGGCTTTCGTAAAATTGCACATATTACCAGTACTAATAATCTCCTGATAAGCCGCGAACGTTTTGAAGGCTTTAAAGCTGCGCTGGATAAACATGGCATTGATTTTCCACGCGAATACATTAGATATTGCGACCACGGCGGCATGCTGCTGGATGAAGTAGAAACAGCGGTACAGGATTTAATGAGCTTGCCTGACCGCCCTGAGGCTATCTTTACGACTAACGACAGGCTAACCACCAGTTGTATCCCGGTTTTAAAAAAGTTAGGTTACCGTATCCCTTATGATGTAGCGCTGGCTGGCTTTACCAATTCAGATGTTGCCGAATCGTTCGATCCGCCTCTTACCGTGGTACGCCAACCTGCCTTTATGATGGGGCAACTGGCCACCGAAATGCTGATCAAGACCATCCAAAGCAAACATCCCATTTACGATTATACCACCCAGCAAGTGGAGACGGAGCTTATTGTGCGCGAATCTTCCAAAAAACTCAAATAA
- a CDS encoding DUF4394 domain-containing protein, producing MKTIRTFRPLKAILLCAVAFVVTLSSCKKDRDRDDDRDVLVIAPNVNVYALRQDNKLIAFNAQNGFDVNPLVNITGMSTGENMLAIDFRPATGQLYGVSSGSRIYVINPVTGVARAINSTPFTPAIDGTAVGFDFNPTVDRIRLVTSNGQNLRLNPETGLVAATDAPINGATGAKVSSVAYTESRAGASTTILYDIDAVTKKLYKQDPPNDGKLVEVGNLGVEATEVADFDISYDNKAALAPITVNNQQGLYLIDLTTGKAYKSAVFNSKIISLAIPTAPVAYAVSTNNELLIFNPASPAPVAKAITGLQANETILGIDFRPANGQLYALGSTSRLYTVNASSGVATAVGATPFSTALSGTSFGFDFNPTVDRIRVVSNTGQNLRLNPNDGTVVAVDGALTPASSSISGAAYTNNFAGAATTVLYDINAQTGKLYRQEPPNDGTLVEVGSLNINIDAANGFDIGGASNTAYALFTVSGVTRLYAVNLQTGAVTAGPTFAQGVRGFTLGLNL from the coding sequence ATGAAAACAATTCGAACTTTTAGACCCTTAAAAGCGATACTACTGTGCGCTGTAGCGTTTGTTGTTACGCTATCATCCTGCAAAAAGGATCGGGACCGTGATGATGATCGCGACGTGCTGGTGATTGCGCCTAATGTAAATGTTTATGCTTTACGGCAAGACAATAAATTGATTGCGTTTAACGCACAAAATGGTTTTGACGTAAATCCGCTGGTTAATATTACAGGCATGTCAACAGGTGAAAATATGCTTGCTATTGATTTTAGACCTGCAACCGGCCAGTTATACGGTGTAAGCAGTGGTAGCCGTATATATGTAATTAACCCCGTTACCGGTGTAGCACGTGCTATAAACAGCACTCCATTTACCCCTGCAATTGATGGCACTGCCGTAGGTTTTGACTTTAACCCAACAGTTGACCGCATACGCCTGGTTACCTCTAACGGGCAAAACCTGCGCCTTAATCCCGAAACCGGCCTGGTAGCTGCTACCGATGCGCCTATAAACGGTGCAACCGGCGCTAAAGTTTCTTCGGTGGCTTATACAGAGAGCCGTGCAGGTGCTTCAACAACTATTTTATATGACATTGATGCGGTAACTAAAAAGCTTTATAAGCAGGATCCGCCTAATGATGGCAAATTAGTGGAGGTAGGCAACCTGGGTGTTGAAGCTACTGAAGTTGCTGATTTCGACATTAGTTACGATAATAAAGCAGCGCTGGCACCAATCACAGTAAATAATCAGCAAGGGCTGTATTTAATTGATCTGACTACAGGCAAAGCTTATAAGTCGGCCGTGTTTAATAGCAAAATAATTAGTTTGGCTATACCTACAGCACCTGTAGCTTATGCAGTAAGTACCAATAACGAGTTATTGATTTTTAACCCGGCTAGTCCTGCTCCGGTAGCTAAAGCTATAACCGGCTTACAAGCAAATGAAACTATACTAGGAATCGATTTCAGACCAGCGAACGGCCAGTTATATGCCTTAGGTAGCACAAGTCGCCTTTATACTGTTAATGCCTCATCGGGTGTGGCAACGGCAGTTGGTGCAACCCCTTTCAGTACTGCTCTGTCTGGTACTTCGTTTGGGTTTGATTTTAACCCAACGGTTGATCGGATAAGAGTAGTGAGCAACACCGGCCAAAACCTGCGCCTCAACCCTAATGACGGTACTGTAGTTGCGGTTGATGGTGCACTTACACCAGCCAGTTCATCAATAAGCGGTGCGGCTTATACCAACAACTTTGCAGGTGCCGCTACAACAGTGCTTTATGATATTAACGCGCAAACCGGTAAACTATACCGCCAGGAGCCACCTAACGATGGTACACTGGTCGAAGTAGGCTCACTGAACATTAACATTGATGCCGCTAACGGCTTTGATATTGGTGGTGCAAGCAATACAGCCTATGCACTGTTTACGGTAAGCGGTGTTACACGTTTGTATGCAGTTAACCTGCAAACAGGAGCTGTTACAGCCGGACCAACATTTGCACAAGGTGTGCGTGGCTTTACGTTAGGTTTAAACCTGTAA
- a CDS encoding helix-hairpin-helix domain-containing protein, giving the protein MKPSVKNYFAITKTEWNGLVILILLIVVVLAIPPAYKHFHKDKPLNFKKFNQAVAQLERAGAAGDAYNADHTGMRTTNVHLFAFNPNKLSIAQWEKLGLSMRQIKGIKNYEAKGGKFYTKADVKKMYTLSADDYKRLEPYILLPAKDGNGKSSAPGIIVELNTADSATLTQLKGIGPGFARRIVQYRNRLGGFHSKQQLKEIFGMDDMHYHDIQAQFKLDNRKVQRKDVNKVELEDLKDFPYLTYKQANAIVQYRKQHGDYESFDELHNIAILDDEVLRKIKPYILIR; this is encoded by the coding sequence TTGAAACCATCCGTTAAAAATTACTTCGCTATAACCAAAACTGAATGGAACGGGCTGGTTATACTGATACTGCTGATTGTTGTTGTATTGGCTATACCGCCGGCGTACAAACATTTTCATAAAGATAAGCCTTTAAATTTTAAGAAATTTAACCAGGCGGTGGCGCAACTGGAACGGGCTGGTGCGGCCGGCGATGCATATAATGCTGACCATACGGGCATGAGGACTACCAATGTGCATTTGTTTGCTTTTAATCCCAATAAGCTATCCATTGCTCAGTGGGAAAAGCTTGGTTTGAGTATGCGGCAAATTAAGGGCATAAAAAACTATGAAGCCAAAGGCGGTAAATTCTACACCAAAGCCGATGTGAAAAAGATGTATACGCTAAGTGCTGATGATTACAAACGTTTAGAACCCTACATTTTGCTGCCTGCTAAAGACGGTAATGGCAAAAGCAGCGCACCCGGCATAATAGTGGAACTTAACACGGCCGATTCTGCAACACTTACTCAGTTAAAAGGCATTGGTCCCGGCTTTGCACGCCGTATAGTGCAGTACCGCAATCGCCTGGGCGGGTTTCATAGTAAACAGCAGTTAAAGGAAATTTTCGGCATGGACGATATGCACTACCACGATATACAAGCACAGTTTAAACTGGATAATCGTAAAGTGCAACGCAAGGATGTAAATAAGGTTGAACTGGAAGACCTGAAAGACTTTCCGTACCTTACCTACAAACAAGCCAACGCCATTGTACAATACCGCAAGCAGCATGGCGATTACGAATCGTTTGATGAACTGCATAATATTGCCATTCTTGACGATGAAGTGCTGCGTAAGATAAAACCCTATATCCTTATTCGCTGA